The Rhodococcus antarcticus DNA segment CGCCGCACCGGTGTAGCCCACACCCGGTGCGGTCCGCCACGACCTGGTCGCGCCCTGGTCGACGAGCTGGCCCAGCACCTGCGTCAGCAGGAGCCCGCCGCGGAGCGTCCAGTACGAGTCCTGCGGGAAGTACACCGCCTCCGGCCCGAACGTCCGGCCCGACGCTTCGACCGCGGTCTTGAGCCGGCGTGCTCCGGTCGGCCGCGCGGGCACGGGTCCGTGCGCGGGTGGGGCACGGGTCACTCCCCGCGCACGAGCGCTGCGCCCAGCACTCGGTGATGATGGAAACGTGAACGACCTCCCCCACGTCACGTGGTTGCGCCAGCTGTCGCCGTCCGCCCCCGTCGCGCTCGTGCTGCCCGGGGGCAAGGCCCGCTCGCAGACCCGGCCGTCGGCCCTGAGCTTCGGCCAGCTGCGGATGCGACCGTTCGCGACCGCGCTCGCCGACGGCCTGCCGAGCGTGTCCGTCGGCACGGTGCAGTACCGCCACCGCGGCTGGAACGCCCCGGACCAGGACCCGGCGCAGGACGTCCGCACCGTGCTGGACGCGATGCCCGGCGACGCCCCGGTGGTGCTGGTCGGGCACTCCATGGGTGGCCGGGCCGCGATCGCCGCTGCCGACCACCCGCGCGTCACCGGCGTGGTGGGCATGGCGCCGTGGCTGCCCGAGGAGGACGGCGTGCAGGCGGTGACCGGGCGCACCGTGGTCCTCGCCCACGGCACGCAGGACCGCTGGGTGCACACGGACCTCTCGGCCGACTGGGCCCGTCGCGCCCGCGGCGTGCCCGAGCGGCTGGCCCGCTTCGTGGTGGAGGGCGACAACCACACGATGTTCCGGCACGCGCGGCGCTGGCACCGCCTGGCCGTGCTGGCCGGGGCGGCCGTGCTCGGGCTGGGGGTGGACCCGTTGCTCGTGGAGGCGTTCGCCGCGGGGGCGCGGGGCGAGCTCGCGGTGCCCCTGCCCGAGCTGCCGGC contains these protein-coding regions:
- a CDS encoding alpha/beta hydrolase, with amino-acid sequence MNDLPHVTWLRQLSPSAPVALVLPGGKARSQTRPSALSFGQLRMRPFATALADGLPSVSVGTVQYRHRGWNAPDQDPAQDVRTVLDAMPGDAPVVLVGHSMGGRAAIAAADHPRVTGVVGMAPWLPEEDGVQAVTGRTVVLAHGTQDRWVHTDLSADWARRARGVPERLARFVVEGDNHTMFRHARRWHRLAVLAGAAVLGLGVDPLLVEAFAAGARGELAVPLPELPA